The Labeo rohita strain BAU-BD-2019 chromosome 19, IGBB_LRoh.1.0, whole genome shotgun sequence genome window below encodes:
- the si:ch73-345f18.3 gene encoding uncharacterized protein si:ch73-345f18.3 isoform X1 gives MGCCFSSPDEDAERQHLLQSNNKRQTESARSPAAKESARPPRPAATADVTLDQKNGRFIARRVGVPGLDERFTDVADTFNTQQEHYETMKNKLQTLASRYHCPNNDSLSECLKKIKENHELCHISLEVKGYDFILKVRSEAEISSELKRTQENVTELSRATKSVISVSTKLHEMIDWLLKAEDSMISQIEAAESRHQEQKRLLDNLKENLKEARRAKELSPKYRKEAGNLLNEAAQLSGITP, from the exons ATGGGATGTTGTTTCTCCTCTCCCGATGAAGACGCTGAG AGACAACATTTGCTTCAGTCCAACAACAAAAGACAAACTGAATCTGCAAGATCACCAGCAGCTAAag AATCTGCAAGACCACCACGACCAGCAGCTACTG CAGATGTAACGTTAGACCAGAAGAACGGCAGGTTTATTGCTCGTCGTGTTGGTGTTCCCGGTCTCGATGAGCGTTTCACTGACGTTGCTGATACGTTCAACACACAGCAAGAACACTATGAAACGATGAAGAACAAGCTTCAGACTCTTGCAAGCCGCTACCACTGCCCAAATAACGACAGTCTGTCTGAATGCCTGAAGAAAATCAAGGAAAATCATG AGCTCTGCCACATCAGTCTGGAGGTGAAAGGATACGACTTCATTCTGAAGGTGAGATCCGAGGCCGAAATCTCCAGCGAACTGAAGCGGACGCAGGAGAACGTCACCGAGCTGAGCCGAGCCACCAAATCCGTCATCTCTGTAAGCACTAAACTCCACGAGATGATCGACTGGCTCCTTAAGGCCGAGGACAGCATGATCAGTCAGATCGAAGCTGCTGAATCCAGACACCaggagcagaagaggcttctggACAACCTGAAGGAAAACCTCAAAGAGGCTCGAAGAGCCAAAGAACTGAGTCCGAAGTACAGGAAAGAGGCTGGAAATCTCCTCAATGAGGCTGCACAGCTGTCTGGGATCACACCATGA
- the si:ch73-345f18.3 gene encoding uncharacterized protein si:ch73-345f18.3 isoform X2 has product MGCCFSSPDEDAERQHLLQSNNKRQTESARSPAAKESARPPRPAATDVTLDQKNGRFIARRVGVPGLDERFTDVADTFNTQQEHYETMKNKLQTLASRYHCPNNDSLSECLKKIKENHELCHISLEVKGYDFILKVRSEAEISSELKRTQENVTELSRATKSVISVSTKLHEMIDWLLKAEDSMISQIEAAESRHQEQKRLLDNLKENLKEARRAKELSPKYRKEAGNLLNEAAQLSGITP; this is encoded by the exons ATGGGATGTTGTTTCTCCTCTCCCGATGAAGACGCTGAG AGACAACATTTGCTTCAGTCCAACAACAAAAGACAAACTGAATCTGCAAGATCACCAGCAGCTAAag AATCTGCAAGACCACCACGACCAGCAGCTACTG ATGTAACGTTAGACCAGAAGAACGGCAGGTTTATTGCTCGTCGTGTTGGTGTTCCCGGTCTCGATGAGCGTTTCACTGACGTTGCTGATACGTTCAACACACAGCAAGAACACTATGAAACGATGAAGAACAAGCTTCAGACTCTTGCAAGCCGCTACCACTGCCCAAATAACGACAGTCTGTCTGAATGCCTGAAGAAAATCAAGGAAAATCATG AGCTCTGCCACATCAGTCTGGAGGTGAAAGGATACGACTTCATTCTGAAGGTGAGATCCGAGGCCGAAATCTCCAGCGAACTGAAGCGGACGCAGGAGAACGTCACCGAGCTGAGCCGAGCCACCAAATCCGTCATCTCTGTAAGCACTAAACTCCACGAGATGATCGACTGGCTCCTTAAGGCCGAGGACAGCATGATCAGTCAGATCGAAGCTGCTGAATCCAGACACCaggagcagaagaggcttctggACAACCTGAAGGAAAACCTCAAAGAGGCTCGAAGAGCCAAAGAACTGAGTCCGAAGTACAGGAAAGAGGCTGGAAATCTCCTCAATGAGGCTGCACAGCTGTCTGGGATCACACCATGA